The following proteins come from a genomic window of Nothobranchius furzeri strain GRZ-AD chromosome 1, NfurGRZ-RIMD1, whole genome shotgun sequence:
- the klhl4 gene encoding kelch-like protein 4 isoform X2: MSTNSSDEFFQATNHAEQTFRKMETYLQHKQLCDVLLIAGDHKIPAHRLVLSAVSDYFAAMFTSDVREAKQEEIKMEGVDPEALRSLVHFAYTGVLELKEETIESLLAAACLLQLSQVIQVCCSFLMKQLHPSNCLGIRSFADAQGCVDLLNVAHNYTMEHFLEVIQNQEFLLLPTAEIVKLLSSDDINVPDEETIFQALMMWVRYDVQHRQKDLGVLLAYIRLPLLPPQLLADLENNKMFSNDLECQKLLMEAMKYHLLPERRPMFQSPRTKPRKSTVGALYAVGGMDATKGSTTIEKYDLRTNTWVQVGVMNGRRLQFGVAVIDNKLYVVGGRDGLKTSNMVECYNPLTKVWSTMPPMSTHRHGLGIAVLEGPMYAVGGHDGWSYLNTVERWDPQARQWNYVASMSTPRSTMGVTALNGKLFAVGGRDGSSCLRSMECFDPHTNKWSMCAPMSKRRGGVGVATYNNFLYAVGGHDAPASNHCSRLSDCVERYDPKTDTWTTVSSLSVPRDAVGVCLLGDRLYAVGGYDGQSYLSTVESYDAQNNEWTEEVHLNIGRAGACVVVVVKLP; this comes from the exons ATGAGCACCAACTCCTCCGACGAATTTTTCCAGGCCACAAATCACGCCGAGCAGACGTTCCGTAAAATGGAGACGTACCTGCAGCACAAGCAGCTGTGTGACGTCCTCTTGATAGCGGGGGATCACAAGATACCAGCTCACAG ACTGGTCTTAAGTGCTGTTTCGGACTACTTTGCTGCTATGTTCACCAGCGATGTGAGGGAGGCCAAGCAAGAGGAGATAAAGATGGAGGGAGTGGATCCGGAGGCCCTCAGATCCCTGGTTCATTTTGCCTACACGG GTGTCCTTGAGCTGAAAGAGGAGACCATAGAGAGTTTATTGGCAGCGGCATGCCTCCTCCAGCTTTCACAAGTCATCCAGGTCTGCTGCAGCTTCCTCATGAAGCAGCTTCATCCCTCCAACTGCCTGGGAATACGATCCTTCGCAGATGCCCAGGGCTGTGTGGACCTCCTGAATGTGGCTCATAATTACACCATG GAACACTTCCTGGAGGTCATTCAGAACCAGGAGTTTCTTCTGCTCCCCACAGCAGAGATTGTTAAGCTGCTCTCCAGCGATGACATCAACGTTCCCGATGAAGAAACTATTTTTCAAGCTTTGATGATGTGGGTGAGATACGATGTCCAGCATCGACAAAAGGACCTTGGAGTGCTTCTCGCTTACATCCGCCTGCCCCTTCTTCCCCCGCAG CTTCTTGCGGATTTGGAAAACAACAAGATGTTCTCCAATGACCTTGAATGTCAGAAGCTACTGATGGAGGCCATGAAATACCATCTGCTGCCTGAACGGCGCCCCATGTTCCAGAGCCCGAGAACAAAACCCAGGAAGTCTACAGTGGGAGCACTTTATGCCGTAGGGGGGATGGATGCTACCAAAG GTTCAACCACCATCGAGAAGTACGACTTACGGACCAACACCTGGGTGCAGGTTGGAGTCATGAACGGTCGGCGGCTACAGTTTGGTGTGGCGGTGATAGACAACAAGCTGTATGTGGTCGGAGGGAGGGACGGACTCAAGACGTCCAACATGGTGGAATGCTACAATCCGCTCACCAAAGTCTGGTCCACCATGCCACCGATGTCCACACACAGACATGGACTTG GCATCGCTGTGCTTGAGGGCCCTATGTATGCTGTAGGAGGCCACGATGGCTGGAGCTACCTGAACACTGTGGAGCGCTGGGACCCTCAGGCTCGGCAGTGGAACTATGTAGCCAGCATGTCGACTCCACGGAGCACCATGGGGGTGACTGCCCTCAACGGAAA aCTGTTTGCAGTTGGTGGACGAGATGGAAGCTCATGTCTGAGGTCTATGGAATGTTTCGATCCTCACACCAACAAGTGGAGCATGTGTGCACCCATGTCCAAGAGGAGaggaggggtgggcgtggccacgtACAACAACTTCCTGTACGCTGTGGGCGGACATGACGCCCCAGCTTCCAACCACTGCTCCAGACTCTCTGATTGTGTTGAGAG GTATGACCCAAAGACGGACACGTGGACCACCGTGTCCTCTCTCAGCGTCCCCCGGGATGCGGTGGGGGTGTGCTTACTGGGCGACAGGCTCTACGCTGTGGGTGGCTACGACGGCCAGTCATATCTCAGCACCGTCGAGTCCTACGATGCACAAAATAACGAGTGGACTGAG GAGGTCCACCTCAACATCGGAAGGGCAGGCGCCtgcgtggtggtggtggtgaagcTGCCTTGA
- the klhl4 gene encoding kelch-like protein 4 isoform X1 gives MSVSGKKEFDVKQILRLRWRWFSHSSQGSAGGGGGGGGGGGVGGFIQQDGLDHRGTPVQGRLKSHSRERGIVGPRKTSSPVHSVMPQTLGPTPVYVRTGQQSCYPLPSTIHGLQVNEESPKSVSSPCATRKEETNSGQEDVKSSMEEPAEVEARERLVLSNFSRMSTNSSDEFFQATNHAEQTFRKMETYLQHKQLCDVLLIAGDHKIPAHRLVLSAVSDYFAAMFTSDVREAKQEEIKMEGVDPEALRSLVHFAYTGVLELKEETIESLLAAACLLQLSQVIQVCCSFLMKQLHPSNCLGIRSFADAQGCVDLLNVAHNYTMEHFLEVIQNQEFLLLPTAEIVKLLSSDDINVPDEETIFQALMMWVRYDVQHRQKDLGVLLAYIRLPLLPPQLLADLENNKMFSNDLECQKLLMEAMKYHLLPERRPMFQSPRTKPRKSTVGALYAVGGMDATKGSTTIEKYDLRTNTWVQVGVMNGRRLQFGVAVIDNKLYVVGGRDGLKTSNMVECYNPLTKVWSTMPPMSTHRHGLGIAVLEGPMYAVGGHDGWSYLNTVERWDPQARQWNYVASMSTPRSTMGVTALNGKLFAVGGRDGSSCLRSMECFDPHTNKWSMCAPMSKRRGGVGVATYNNFLYAVGGHDAPASNHCSRLSDCVERYDPKTDTWTTVSSLSVPRDAVGVCLLGDRLYAVGGYDGQSYLSTVESYDAQNNEWTEEVHLNIGRAGACVVVVVKLP, from the exons ATGTCCGTGTCAGGAAAGAAGGAGTTTGACGTGAAACAGATCCTCAGGCTCCGCTGGCGCTGGTTCAGCCATTCATCCCAAGGTTCTgccggtggaggaggaggaggaggtggtggtggaggtgtgGGGGGCTTCATCCAGCAGGATGGCCTGGACCACAGAGGAACTCCTGTCCAAGGACGGCTGAAGAGCCACTCACGGGAAAGAGGTATTGTGGGACCAAGGAAGACCAGCAGCCCGGTCCACAGCGTCATGCCTCAAACGCTGGGGCCAACACCTGTCTACGTCAGGACGGGTCAGCAGTCCTGTTATCCCCTGCCCAGCACCATCCACGGCCTCCAGGTGAACGAGGAGTCCCCAAAGAGTGTTTCGTCTCCCTGTGCTACAAGGAAAGAGGAAACAAACTCTGGCCAGGAAGATGTGAAAAGCAGCATGGAGGAACCTGCAGAGGTGGAGGCCAGAGAGAG GTTGGTTCTTAGCAATTTCTCCAGAATGAGCACCAACTCCTCCGACGAATTTTTCCAGGCCACAAATCACGCCGAGCAGACGTTCCGTAAAATGGAGACGTACCTGCAGCACAAGCAGCTGTGTGACGTCCTCTTGATAGCGGGGGATCACAAGATACCAGCTCACAG ACTGGTCTTAAGTGCTGTTTCGGACTACTTTGCTGCTATGTTCACCAGCGATGTGAGGGAGGCCAAGCAAGAGGAGATAAAGATGGAGGGAGTGGATCCGGAGGCCCTCAGATCCCTGGTTCATTTTGCCTACACGG GTGTCCTTGAGCTGAAAGAGGAGACCATAGAGAGTTTATTGGCAGCGGCATGCCTCCTCCAGCTTTCACAAGTCATCCAGGTCTGCTGCAGCTTCCTCATGAAGCAGCTTCATCCCTCCAACTGCCTGGGAATACGATCCTTCGCAGATGCCCAGGGCTGTGTGGACCTCCTGAATGTGGCTCATAATTACACCATG GAACACTTCCTGGAGGTCATTCAGAACCAGGAGTTTCTTCTGCTCCCCACAGCAGAGATTGTTAAGCTGCTCTCCAGCGATGACATCAACGTTCCCGATGAAGAAACTATTTTTCAAGCTTTGATGATGTGGGTGAGATACGATGTCCAGCATCGACAAAAGGACCTTGGAGTGCTTCTCGCTTACATCCGCCTGCCCCTTCTTCCCCCGCAG CTTCTTGCGGATTTGGAAAACAACAAGATGTTCTCCAATGACCTTGAATGTCAGAAGCTACTGATGGAGGCCATGAAATACCATCTGCTGCCTGAACGGCGCCCCATGTTCCAGAGCCCGAGAACAAAACCCAGGAAGTCTACAGTGGGAGCACTTTATGCCGTAGGGGGGATGGATGCTACCAAAG GTTCAACCACCATCGAGAAGTACGACTTACGGACCAACACCTGGGTGCAGGTTGGAGTCATGAACGGTCGGCGGCTACAGTTTGGTGTGGCGGTGATAGACAACAAGCTGTATGTGGTCGGAGGGAGGGACGGACTCAAGACGTCCAACATGGTGGAATGCTACAATCCGCTCACCAAAGTCTGGTCCACCATGCCACCGATGTCCACACACAGACATGGACTTG GCATCGCTGTGCTTGAGGGCCCTATGTATGCTGTAGGAGGCCACGATGGCTGGAGCTACCTGAACACTGTGGAGCGCTGGGACCCTCAGGCTCGGCAGTGGAACTATGTAGCCAGCATGTCGACTCCACGGAGCACCATGGGGGTGACTGCCCTCAACGGAAA aCTGTTTGCAGTTGGTGGACGAGATGGAAGCTCATGTCTGAGGTCTATGGAATGTTTCGATCCTCACACCAACAAGTGGAGCATGTGTGCACCCATGTCCAAGAGGAGaggaggggtgggcgtggccacgtACAACAACTTCCTGTACGCTGTGGGCGGACATGACGCCCCAGCTTCCAACCACTGCTCCAGACTCTCTGATTGTGTTGAGAG GTATGACCCAAAGACGGACACGTGGACCACCGTGTCCTCTCTCAGCGTCCCCCGGGATGCGGTGGGGGTGTGCTTACTGGGCGACAGGCTCTACGCTGTGGGTGGCTACGACGGCCAGTCATATCTCAGCACCGTCGAGTCCTACGATGCACAAAATAACGAGTGGACTGAG GAGGTCCACCTCAACATCGGAAGGGCAGGCGCCtgcgtggtggtggtggtgaagcTGCCTTGA